GCGCCAACGGCTGGATGCGGCGAACGGCCATCACCATGGTTTTGGCAATCCGGTCGCGCGCGGCGCTGTCGGTGATGGCCGAAAGCAGCTGCACCGCAACGGGACCTGCCCGTCTGAGGTCCCATTGCAGGCTGCGGTCGAGACCGGGATGGTTAAAATCGGCAAGCGCCTGCGCCAGCCTGGCGCAGAGCGCGCCCAGCGCCGCAACGGAAGCCGGCGCCAGATAGGTCAGCTCCGTCAGCCCATGGCCTTCCAGATATTCCAGCAGCCGGGCCTGATAGCCCTGCCCACGCACGGTAAGGACGACGATCTCCCGCCCGTCATTGGTGGCGATCACCTTCGGAACGCGCGGCGCATCTTGCTTACTTTTGAGATGATGGATCGCCGCATTCTGTGCTTCGAGCTCGCGGGTCTCGTAGGCTGCATGGCAGATCTTCAGGACGTAGCGGCCACGATCGCTATCGACGCGATAGTTCCGATCCTGCTGGCTGCCGAGTTCGACAAGCGTGCCGGAGAGGCTGTAATGAGCAAGGAGGATCTCTTCCGCGTCGCTGGCGGTCACGTCGGGGCGCGGCAGCGCCATGCGATCAACAAGCGCCTTGTCGGTCATGACACCCCTCCCGCAGCATGATTCGATTACCTATTGAACGAGATAATCAAGTACTTGCCGCTGGCAGGCAACGGGGATTGTCGTTTGCCAGCAAAAGAGATGCAGGGCTGCGCTCAGCCCATGCGTTCGGAGGCGTAACCACCGGGGCTGGCCGGGAAGACCACGGTGCGGTTGCCGTTCAGAAAGGTGCGGTGATGGATATGGGCGTGGATGGCCCGCGCCAGCACCTGGCTTTCGACATCGCGGCCGATCGAGACGTAGTCGTCGGGCGACTGCGCATGGGTGATGCGCGCCGTGTCCTGCTCGATGATCGGACCTTCGTCGAGATCGGCAGTGACGTAATGCGCCGTCGCCCCGATCAGCTTCACGCCGCGTTGATAGGCTTGTTTGTAAGGATTGGCGCCCTTGAAGCTCGGCAGGAAGGAATGGTGGATGTTGATGATCTTCCCGGACATCTTCTGGCACATCGCATCCGAAAGCACCTGCATGTAACGGGCCAGCACGATCAGCTCGGTGCCGGTCTGCTCGACGATCTCCATGATCTGGCCTTCGGCCTGCAGCTTGTTCTCCTTCGTCACCTTGATGTGGTGAAAGGGGATGTCGTGGTTGACCACGACCTTCTGGTAGTCGAAATGGTTGGAGACGACGCCGACGATATCGATCGGCAGCGCGCCGATCTTCCAGCGGTAAAGCAGGTCGTTGAGACAATGGCCGAAGCGCGACACCATCAAGAGGACCTTCATGCGGGCATTGCCGTCATGGATCTCGGCATCCATGGCGAACCGCTTGCAGATCGGCTCGAAACCTTCCTTGAGTTCGGCAAGCGGCACACCTTCCTCGGAGATGAAGCTGACGCGCGTGAAGAACCTGCCGGTATCGAGATCGTCGAACTGCGAACTATCGACGATGTTGCAGCCCTTGTCGGCCAGATA
The Rhizobium leguminosarum DNA segment above includes these coding regions:
- the purU gene encoding formyltetrahydrofolate deformylase; translation: MTSYVLTVSCKSTRGIVAAISSYLADKGCNIVDSSQFDDLDTGRFFTRVSFISEEGVPLAELKEGFEPICKRFAMDAEIHDGNARMKVLLMVSRFGHCLNDLLYRWKIGALPIDIVGVVSNHFDYQKVVVNHDIPFHHIKVTKENKLQAEGQIMEIVEQTGTELIVLARYMQVLSDAMCQKMSGKIINIHHSFLPSFKGANPYKQAYQRGVKLIGATAHYVTADLDEGPIIEQDTARITHAQSPDDYVSIGRDVESQVLARAIHAHIHHRTFLNGNRTVVFPASPGGYASERMG